The following coding sequences are from one Patescibacteria group bacterium window:
- a CDS encoding GDP-mannose 4,6-dehydratase: MKVLITGGAGFIGSHLCEKLLNMGDEVTALDNLSTGRYENVVHLKDNKKFNLVVGSVLNEQLVDKVCEKANIIFHLAAAVGVELIVKEPLESLTTNIKGSEIVLDMAQRYNKKVLITSTSEIYGKNTNGPLKENDDRILGSPLKSRWGYSTAKAVDEMLAYVYWKEKGLPTIIVRLFNTVGPRQTGAYGMVIPRFVTQALKSEALTVYGDGCQSRCFLHVQDVVGALVKLMQNPKSVGQVFNVGSQEEITIKELAKKVIQLTHSNSQIVYIPYDKAYEEGFEDMQRRVPDISKIQDLIGYKPTMNLEGILKSVIEYHKQQNKD, from the coding sequence ATGAAAGTACTAATTACCGGCGGTGCAGGCTTCATTGGCTCGCATTTATGCGAAAAGTTACTTAATATGGGCGATGAGGTTACGGCTTTGGATAATTTGTCCACAGGCAGATATGAGAATGTTGTCCATCTTAAAGACAATAAAAAGTTTAATTTGGTCGTGGGTAGCGTCCTTAACGAACAATTGGTGGATAAAGTTTGCGAGAAGGCCAATATAATATTCCATCTGGCCGCGGCAGTGGGTGTAGAGTTGATAGTTAAAGAGCCGTTGGAATCTTTGACTACTAATATCAAAGGAAGCGAGATAGTTTTGGATATGGCCCAGCGTTACAATAAAAAGGTCTTGATTACTTCTACTTCCGAAATCTATGGTAAAAATACAAATGGCCCTTTAAAAGAAAACGACGATAGAATTTTAGGCTCTCCCTTAAAAAGCAGGTGGGGGTATTCCACGGCTAAAGCTGTGGATGAGATGTTGGCTTATGTGTATTGGAAAGAGAAAGGTCTGCCTACCATTATTGTTAGATTGTTTAACACAGTAGGGCCCAGGCAAACCGGGGCCTATGGAATGGTCATACCTCGTTTCGTTACCCAGGCCTTAAAGAGCGAAGCTTTAACTGTTTATGGAGATGGCTGCCAGTCCAGATGTTTTCTTCATGTTCAGGATGTGGTCGGCGCATTGGTTAAGTTAATGCAAAATCCTAAAAGCGTAGGGCAGGTTTTTAATGTGGGAAGTCAGGAAGAAATTACTATTAAAGAATTAGCTAAAAAAGTCATCCAGCTTACGCATAGTAATTCTCAGATTGTTTATATCCCTTACGATAAGGCCTATGAAGAAGGCTTTGAGGATATGCAGCGCAGAGTTCCCGATATCAGCAAAATCCAGGATTTAATCGGCTACAAGCCAACGATGAATTTGGAAGGCATACTGAAAAGTGTAATAGAGTATCATAAACAGCAAAATAAAGATTAG
- a CDS encoding glycosyltransferase family 4 protein — translation MSKKIKILRIIARLNIGGPAIHTILLTEGLDKSRFEAILVTGLAEKYEGDMFYLAEEKGVGPIIIPELGCTLNMRNDIIAFWKLFCLIRSERPDIIHTHTAKAGGLGRLAGMFYNLLSAFSFQPSAQKKCTLIHTFHGHVLHSYFGRIKSALFIRIERFLAIFTDKIIAVSENLRKELVELKIAGSHKIVTVALGLELEKYLRLENKGSRNRDYKSVGVIGRLVPIKNHKMFLDAAKRIKDTLGFKQRVKFLIVGDGPLRQELENYAKRLGISEDVSFRGWIRDLEKVYSELDIVALTSLNEGTPVALIEAQAAARPCVAACVGGVSDVVKEGRSGFLVTSQDTEKFVQAIIKLLDNPGLIKAMGEYGRDKVKDRFSKERLIKDIEVLYGKEFL, via the coding sequence GTGTCTAAGAAAATTAAGATTTTGAGGATAATTGCCAGGTTAAATATTGGCGGACCGGCGATACATACGATTTTGCTTACCGAAGGGCTGGATAAAAGTCGGTTTGAAGCCATCTTAGTTACCGGTCTGGCAGAAAAGTACGAAGGAGATATGTTTTATCTAGCTGAGGAAAAAGGAGTTGGACCAATAATTATCCCTGAGTTAGGTTGCACCTTAAATATGCGCAATGACATTATTGCTTTCTGGAAATTATTTTGTTTGATTAGAAGCGAAAGACCAGACATAATTCATACCCACACCGCCAAGGCCGGTGGCTTAGGAAGATTAGCGGGGATGTTTTACAATTTGCTTTCAGCTTTCAGCTTTCAGCCTTCAGCTCAAAAGAAGTGTACGCTGATACACACCTTCCACGGCCATGTATTGCATAGTTATTTTGGCAGAATAAAAAGTGCGCTGTTTATCCGGATAGAAAGGTTTTTGGCTATATTTACGGATAAGATTATAGCGGTCAGTGAGAATTTAAGAAAGGAGTTAGTTGAATTAAAGATAGCCGGTTCTCACAAAATTGTTACCGTTGCCTTGGGTTTAGAGCTGGAGAAGTATTTAAGGCTCGAAAATAAGGGTTCAAGAAATAGGGATTACAAATCAGTGGGCGTTATTGGGCGTTTAGTGCCGATAAAGAATCATAAGATGTTTTTAGACGCAGCCAAGCGGATTAAAGATACTTTGGGATTTAAACAGAGGGTGAAATTCTTAATAGTTGGAGACGGGCCTTTGCGGCAGGAGCTGGAAAACTATGCCAAAAGATTAGGCATAAGTGAGGATGTGTCTTTTAGGGGATGGATAAGAGATTTAGAGAAGGTATATTCTGAATTGGATATAGTGGCTTTAACCTCTTTAAACGAAGGTACCCCAGTGGCCTTAATTGAGGCCCAGGCAGCAGCACGCCCTTGCGTAGCTGCTTGCGTGGGAGGAGTAAGCGATGTAGTTAAAGAGGGAAGAAGTGGCTTTTTAGTTACCTCTCAGGATACAGAAAAGTTTGTTCAGGCTATAATTAAGTTATTGGATAATCCGGGATTGATAAAAGCAATGGGAGAATATGGCAGAGACAAGGTGAAAGATAGATTTAGTAAGGAGCGGTTAATTAAGGATATAGAGGTTTTATATGGGAAGGAGTTCTTATGA
- a CDS encoding O-antigen ligase family protein has protein sequence MNLNKNRIADYCDRIIEIFLYILIFCLPFSKAIIEISATFIILTWIVKKIFNWRPVSTYLNIAIIAYILATFLSVIFSSNFALSLKNFGSKTMEYILLFFIVSEFACDKRRLKNIVIVMLASAAMIGIDCIFQYFFGFDFLRHRTLEAGRITGSFQMPGDLAGYLAPVLCLPLALYFLKLKKRLKYLLRIESMLLLSLVFISLVRGVWIGLIAGVFFLGLLENKKTIYGTAAFLLVLIMIIPYLTGTFDNIFGRLKTIFVLSDTSSLDRKAIWEVAVRMIRDRPLFGHGLSTFMGNFASFGKDYYYFKTQGLIPYAHNCYLQIAAETGIVGLVSFLWLIGTFFIHTIIFLKKIKDKFYHAVLAGISAGIIVTLVHSAVDTNLYSLQLSVLFWIMLGLNAALQRDFAFEKV, from the coding sequence ATGAATTTGAATAAAAACAGGATTGCCGATTATTGCGATAGAATTATAGAGATTTTTCTATATATATTGATTTTTTGTCTCCCATTTTCTAAGGCAATAATTGAAATATCGGCAACCTTTATTATTCTGACCTGGATAGTAAAAAAGATATTTAACTGGCGCCCGGTTTCTACGTATCTTAATATAGCCATAATTGCATACATTCTGGCCACTTTTTTATCAGTAATATTTAGCAGCAATTTTGCTTTGAGTTTGAAGAATTTTGGTAGTAAGACAATGGAGTACATATTATTATTTTTTATCGTTTCGGAGTTTGCTTGCGATAAAAGAAGGCTAAAAAATATTGTAATCGTGATGCTGGCTTCGGCGGCAATGATTGGCATAGATTGTATATTTCAATACTTTTTTGGTTTTGATTTTTTGCGCCACAGAACATTAGAGGCGGGAAGAATAACCGGGAGCTTTCAGATGCCCGGAGATTTGGCCGGATATCTTGCGCCGGTTCTTTGTTTGCCTCTGGCTCTTTACTTTTTGAAACTTAAGAAACGGCTAAAATATCTCTTAAGAATAGAATCGATGCTATTACTGAGTTTGGTGTTTATCTCACTTGTCCGGGGTGTTTGGATTGGCCTTATAGCAGGAGTCTTTTTTTTGGGCTTATTGGAGAATAAAAAGACAATATACGGTACAGCTGCCTTTTTGCTTGTTCTTATCATGATTATACCTTACTTAACAGGAACTTTTGATAATATTTTTGGCCGCCTGAAAACTATTTTCGTGCTTTCAGATACATCCAGCCTGGACAGAAAGGCAATCTGGGAAGTAGCCGTGCGGATGATAAGGGATAGGCCTTTATTTGGACACGGCTTAAGTACCTTTATGGGTAATTTTGCGAGTTTTGGCAAAGATTATTATTATTTTAAAACACAAGGATTAATTCCCTACGCCCATAATTGTTATCTCCAGATTGCTGCCGAAACAGGCATTGTCGGACTGGTGAGCTTTTTATGGCTCATAGGCACGTTTTTCATTCATACTATAATTTTTTTAAAGAAGATAAAAGATAAATTCTATCATGCAGTTTTGGCCGGCATTTCCGCTGGCATAATAGTTACTTTAGTGCACAGCGCTGTGGATACGAATCTGTATTCTCTGCAGTTATCGGTTTTGTTCTGGATTATGCTGGGATTAAATGCAGCCTTACAGCGAGACTTTGCCTTTGAAAAGGTATAA
- a CDS encoding DUF4330 family protein: protein KLISVGDFEADKSGDTIAKALSKGKPEPYSYKLDLGGGNYVTHTDPKKRQVSAKMEIMGRIEGNTFYFKDKRIALESIIEFNTNKYRIKGLIIKQPAQVKKIDREWVILKVKFTNLIPELTSCINEGDEERDISGALLAKVRSIVNNEPTETMVLLKEGEKVNIAKYPVNRDVILLIEGLCIKTQKGLFFKETRIKIGNGLVLRTDEYDIAGRIIGIEEIRDL, encoded by the coding sequence AAGTTAATCTCAGTAGGTGATTTTGAGGCGGATAAAAGCGGGGATACTATTGCCAAGGCCTTGTCTAAAGGTAAACCCGAGCCTTACAGCTACAAACTTGACTTAGGTGGCGGCAACTACGTCACTCACACCGACCCTAAAAAGAGACAAGTCTCAGCCAAGATGGAGATAATGGGTAGAATTGAGGGTAATACCTTTTATTTTAAGGACAAGAGGATAGCCCTTGAGTCAATAATTGAGTTTAATACAAATAAATATAGAATAAAAGGACTGATTATTAAACAACCTGCTCAGGTTAAGAAAATTGACAGAGAATGGGTGATATTAAAGGTAAAATTTACAAATTTGATACCCGAATTAACCAGTTGCATTAATGAGGGCGATGAGGAAAGAGATATCTCTGGAGCCTTGCTTGCTAAAGTAAGGTCTATCGTTAACAATGAGCCAACAGAGACTATGGTTTTACTTAAAGAAGGCGAGAAAGTAAATATTGCTAAATATCCTGTGAATAGAGATGTTATTTTATTGATAGAAGGTCTCTGCATCAAAACACAAAAGGGTTTGTTTTTCAAGGAAACCAGAATAAAGATAGGCAATGGTTTAGTCCTACGGACTGATGAATATGATATTGCGGGGAGGATAATTGGAATAGAAGAGATTAGAGATTTGTGA